One genomic window of Tenacibaculum tangerinum includes the following:
- a CDS encoding DUF6495 family protein, whose product MKYRQLTKEQFVGLHEEFARFLASQNIDKNEWDALKREKPHVAEDEMNVFSDVVWDDVLTKTAYLEHFSPKLVNLFKCEDEEIHRIVIKIDKEVNVLEQEGFEWLLKNPTDDTIEILRGSKAYQEERNVELFDLIEKGSNISKGELYEYFDRLTSNS is encoded by the coding sequence TTGAAATATAGACAACTTACCAAAGAGCAGTTTGTAGGATTGCATGAAGAATTTGCACGCTTTTTAGCATCGCAAAACATCGATAAAAATGAATGGGATGCACTAAAAAGAGAAAAACCACACGTAGCAGAAGATGAGATGAATGTATTTAGCGATGTCGTTTGGGATGATGTACTCACAAAAACAGCGTACTTAGAACATTTTTCTCCAAAGTTGGTCAACCTATTCAAATGCGAGGATGAAGAGATACATCGTATTGTGATAAAAATTGATAAAGAGGTCAATGTTTTAGAGCAAGAAGGATTTGAGTGGTTACTTAAAAATCCAACCGATGACACCATTGAAATTTTAAGAGGTTCAAAAGCATATCAAGAAGAAAGAAATGTGGAGCTATTCGATTTAATTGAAAAAGGAAGTAACATTTCTAAAGGAGAACTCTACGAATATTTTGACCGATTAACCTCAAATTCATAA